One part of the Dunckerocampus dactyliophorus isolate RoL2022-P2 chromosome 11, RoL_Ddac_1.1, whole genome shotgun sequence genome encodes these proteins:
- the elf1 gene encoding ETS-related transcription factor Elf-1, which translates to MTTAVQPNELMFEFASNGMDEINQLDDPSVFPAVIVEPVPTTDLLQVYSGLESDEVTNGIMMDNTLQVVETPSILVGGVHLSETVSGAEDSMETNEAAAALLNMESPNNILDEKRMLHTYGALLESDLNYPPLRPDHMENSALDMSLDEDTSSMDDIPQKCALKPQKKTKVRKPRVVRSCSPISTPNLPLRKKSKEGKGNTIYLWEFLLALLQDKNTCPKYIKWTQREKGIFKLVDSKAVSKLWGKHKNKPDMNYETMGRALRYYYQRGILAKVEGQRLVYQFKEMPADLVVIEDDDTDGHEYGNQRSTSGRAVSRGGSKGHGRAHGHHQVSVKQMKKETSDDQDVEAGQTAEQLLQILQANQGADVAQSMRAISASASLPVVLTSPTSLQTMPLTTVLPNGDSTHSSPPRVLLHSMPPNDVLTLQAANTLQEGLPHQLLVASLGPSTVSSSAATCTSTASGLPRLVTINTTCGQTMVAQQPGTVIATVLKSGDFCGLQVKEELLDSSYFQSMVNGDLCLANTLAKEEMDEAELQYRTVIIDSSHNQEGQEAGSEATFNGHSSQSSSPCEGLTPVEELEVRGEMSLQALKGLQELPANFIQIKTEPAEV; encoded by the exons ATGACCACTGCAGTGCAGCCCAATGAACTGATGTTTGAATTTGCTAGTAACGGGATGGATGAAATCAACCAG CTGGATGACCCATCAGTGTTCCCCGCTGTCATCGTGGAGCCGGTGCCCACCACCGATCTGCTGCAGGTGTACTCGGGCCTGGAGTCGGATGAGGTGACCAACGGCATCATGATGGACAACACGCTCCAAGTGGTGGAGACGCCCTCCATCTTGGTGGGAGGGGTGCACCTCTCAG AGACCGTTTCAGGCGCAGAAGACAGCATGGAGACAAACGAGGCTGCGGCAGCTCTCCTCAACATGGAGTCACCAAACAACATACTGGATGAGAAGCGCATGC TTCACACCTACGGCGCTCTGTTGGAGTCGGACCTGAACTACCCCCCGCTGAGGCCCGACCACATGGAGAACAGCGCCCTTGACATGTCGCTGGACGAGGACACCTCATCCATGGACGACATTCCACAAAAATGTGCCTTGAAGCCACAGAAGAAAACCAAAG TGCGGAAGCCCCGGGTGGTGCGCTCATGCTCCCCCATCTCCACCCCTAACCTGCCACTCAGGAAGAAGAGCAAAGAGGGCAAAG GCAACACCATATACCTGTGGGAATTCCTCCTGGCTTTACTGCAGGACAAGAACACCTGTCCTAAATACATCAAGTGGACACAGCGGGAGAAAGGCATCTTCAAGCTGGTCGACTCCAAAGCCGTCTCCAAGCTTTGGGGAAAACATAAGAACAAGCCTGATATGAACTACGAGACCATGGGAAGAGCGCTCAG GTACTACTACCAGAGAGGCATCCTGGCTAAAGTGGAGGGTCAGCGTCTGGTCTACCAGTTCAAGGAGATGCCGGCTGACCTGGTGGTGATCGAGGACGACGACACCGATGGTCACGAGTACGGTAATCAAAGGTCCACCAGCGGGAGGGCTGTCTCTCGCGGGGGCTCCAAAGGGCATGGAAGAGCCCACGGTCACCACCAGGTGTCAGTGAAGCAGATGAAGAAGGAGACCAGTGATGACCAGGATGTGGAGGCTGGACAGACggctgagcagctccttcagatCCTCCAGGCCAACCAGGGGGCGGACGTGGCTCAGTCTATGAG GGCCATCAGTGCTTCTGCTTCACTTCCGGTGGTTTTGACTTCCCCCACATCCCTTCAAACCATGCCCCTCACCACCGTCCTCCCCAACGGCGACTCCACCCATTCCTCCCCACCTCGAGTCCTCCTCCACTCCATGCCCCCCAACGACGTTCTGACTCTGCAGGCGGCCAACACCCTTCAGGAGGGCCTTCCCCATCAGCTGCTGGTTGCCAGCCTCGGCCCGTCCACCGTCTCCTCATCTGCCGCCACTTGCACGTCCACCGCGTCGGGCCTGCCCCGCCTGGTCACCATCAACACCACCTGTGGGCAGACCATGGTGGCGCAGCAGCCCGGCACCGTCATCGCCACCGTGCTTAAATCTGGCGACTTTTGCGGGCTGCAGGTAAAGGAGGAGCTGCTGGACTCCAGCTACTTCCAGTCCATGGTGAACGGCGATCTGTGCCTGGCTAACACTTTGGCAAAGGAGGAGATGGATGAAGCGGAGCTGCAGTACCGGACTGTCATCATCGATAGCAGCCACAATCAAGAGGGCCAGGAGGCTGGGAGTGAAGCTACATTCAATGGACACTCTTCCCAGAGCAGCAGCCCTTGTGAGGGCCTCACCCCGGTGGAGGAGCTGGAGGTACGCGGGGAGATGTCCCTGCAAGCCCTGAAAGGCCTGCAGGAGCTGCCTGCAAACTTTATCCAGATAAAGACAGAGCCTGCTGAGGTCTGA